The nucleotide sequence GCGTGAGCCGCGTGCTGACGGAGGCGATGACCTTACTGCCCGATCAAACCTGACACACCGGTAGACCCAGGCGAAGCGACGCCCGCAGGAGCGGGCGAGGACCGGTCCTATGTCGTGCGGCCTGCCTTGCGTGCAGGCCGTCTTCGTGAAGGGGGTGTGGGTGCTGCAGCCCGATGCATCCCACGATCCGAAGCGTAAACCCAACGAGGCGGCCGATGCCCGAGTAGGCCCCGACCAGCAGCCGCCCGCTGGGCGACAGGAGCCCGACGGCAAGCACGAGCCCGCAGGGCAGGGTGGCGCGCCCGGCGATCGGGAGGCCGGGGGCTCACCACCAACAGGAGAGGAACGGGAACAGCCACAGGCGCAGAGAGAAGGTGCAGCGCCGTCGGCCGACGGGGCGCTCACCTCCCCCAATCCATCCAAACAGCTCGAAGAGGCGGCCAGCCGTATCGCCAGCCTGGAGGACCAGCTCCTGAGGCTGCGGGCCGATTTCGACAACTATCGCCGCCGCAGCCGCAGCGACGTGGAGCGGGCCGTGGACGACGCGGTCGAGCGCATGGCCCGCCCGCTCCTGACCGTCCTCGACGATCTGGAGCGCGCGATGACGGCCATCCCGGCCGATGCCCGGTGGTCGCAGGTGGGCGTCGGGATTAGAATGGTGCATCAGGAACTCATGGCCGCGCTGGACACGGTAGGGATTCGGGCGGTAGCCGCCCTGGGCGAACCTTTCGACCCGGCGGTGCACCAGGCCATCGGGACGGTGGAGGTGACCGACCCGGCCCAGGACGGCCGGGTGGTGGAAGAGCTGGTGCGAGGCTTCGTCCTGACCCGGACGGGCCGGGTCCTGCGGCCCGCGATGGTACGAGTGGGCGCGCTGCGCCCGAAAGAGGATGCCGCGGACGACGAGACGCAGCCGGCAGCGGAAAGCGACGCTGGGACGGAAGGGATCGAGCATGGCGAGCAACAAGGTGAGTGAGAAGGTCATCGGGATCGACCTGGGCACGACCAACTCCGTGGTCGCCGTCATGGAAGGCGGCGAGGTCACGGTCATCCCCAACGCGGAGGGTAGCCGCCTCACCCCGTCGGCGGTGGCCTGGACCAAGGACGGGCAGCGCCTGGTCGGGCAAGCGGCGAAGCGCCAGGCGATCCTCAACCCGGATCGGACCGTCGTCTCCATCAAGCGGAAGATGGGCACGGACTACAAGGTCCGGATCGACGACAAAGCGTACACGCCGCAAGAGATCTCCGCCATGATCCTGCAGAAGCTCAAGCAGGAGGCCGAAAACTACCTGGGTGAAACGGTGAAGAAGGCCGTCATCACCTGTCCTGCTTACTTCACCGACGCCCAGCGCCAGGCCACCAAGGACGCGGGTACCATCGCCGGCCTGGAGGTCCTGCGGATCATCAACGAGCCCACCGCCGCTGCCCTGGCCTACGGCATCGACAAGGAGAAGCAGGACATGACGGTCCTGGTCTTCGACCTGGGCGGCGGCACCTTCGACGTCTCCATCCTGGAGCTCGGCGGCGGCGTCTTCGAGGTGAAGGCGACCAGCGGCAACAACCACCTGGGCGGGGACGACTTCGACGAGCGGATCATGCGCTGGCTCGTCAAGGAGCTGAAGGAGGAGAGCGGCGTCGACGTCTCGGGCGACCGCATGGCGATGCAGCGGCTCAAGGATGCCGCCGAGAAGGCCAAGATCGAGCTGTCGGGTCTGCTCGAGACCACCATCAGCCTGCCGTTCATCGCCACCGGCCCCAACGGGCCCGTCCATCTCGAGCGGACGCTGTCGCGGGCGCTGTTCAACCAGTTGACGGCCGACCTGGTGGAGGCCACCGTCGGGCCGGTACGCCGGGCCCTGGAAGATGCCAAGCTCTCTCCCTCCCAGATCGACCGGATCCTGCTCGTCGGCGGATCCACCCGAATCCCCGCCGTGCAGGACAAGATCCGGGAGATCTTCGGCAAGGAGCCGACCAAGGGCGTCAACCCCGACGAGGTGGTGGCCGTGGGTGCCGCCATCCAGGGCGCCGTGCTCGCCGGGGAGGTGCGCGACATCGTCCTGCTGGACGTGACTCCCCTCTCCCTGGGCGTCGAGACCCTGGGCGGCGTCATGACGGTGCTCATCCCGCGCAATACGACGATCCCGACCAGCAAGAAGCAAGTCTTCACCACCGCGGCCGACAACCAGACGGTGGTGGACATCCACGTGCTCCAGGGCGAGCGACCCATGGCGGCGGACAACGTGACCCTCGGCCGGTTCCAGCTCACCGGGATCCCGCCGGCGCCGCGCGGGGTACCCCAGATCGAGGTGTCGTTCGACATCGACGTCAACGGCATCGTCAACGTGTCGGCCAAGGATCTCGGGACCGGGCGCTCCCAGGCCATCACCGTCCGCTCTTCGCGCCTCGCCGAGCAGGACATCCAGCGCATGGTGCAGGAGGCGGAGAAGCACGCCGAGGAGGACCGCCGCCGCAAGGAGCTCGTAGAGGCCCGCAACCAGGCGGACAATCTCCTGTACGCCACCGACAAGATGCTCAAGGACCTCGGCGCCAAGGTGACCGACGCCCACAAGCAGGGCATCGACCGGGCCAAGGAGGAGCTGCGCAAGGCGATGGACGGCTCCGACGTGCAGCTCATCAAGGATCGGACCGAGGCGCTGAGCAAGGCCCTCCACGAGGTCACGACCGCAGTGTACGCGGCCAGCTCCGCGCAGCCCGGTCCCAACGGCGCGGGGGCGACGGCCGGCGCCGGCCCGGATGGCCATGCGAGCGGGGAGAAAGTGGTGGACGCTGACTACCGGGTCGAAAACCCGGGGTCGACGACGGGGAAGGGCTCGTGAGCCGGCGGCGGGGCGTGGGCCTGCGCGCCGGCACGAGAGCGGGGTGACGGCGCCCGGTGGCTGGTAAGCCGGATTACTACGAGGTGCTGGGAGTCAGCCGCAACGCCAGCCCGGAGGAGATCAAGAAGGCGTTCCGGGATCTGGCGCGCCGTTACCACCCCGACGTCAACAAGGACGACCCCCAGGCGGCGGAGCGCTTCAAGCAGATCAACGAAGCGTACCAGGTGTTGAGCGACCCCGAGAAACGCGCCCAGTACGACCGGTTCGGACAGGTCTTCGACGGGCAGGCTCCGGGCGGGCCGGGGCCAGGCGGGCCGGGGGGAGCAGGCTGGCCGGGTGGGTTCGGAGACTTCGGCGACCTGGGCGACCTCTTCGACGTCTTCTTCGGCGGCGGAGGACGCCGGCACCGCCCGGACGCGGCGGTGGCGGGCGACGACCTGCGCTACGACGTCGAGCTGACGTTCGAGCAGGCTGCCTTCGGGACGGAGATCGGGGTCGAGGTCCCCCGCCTCGAGGTCTGCCCGCGCTGCAACGGCAGCCGAGCCGAGCCGGGCCATCCCCCGCAGCGCTGCTCCATGTGCGGCGGGAGTGGCCAGTTCCAGCAGGTGAGCGAGACGCTGTTCGGGCGCTTCGTGCAGGTGCGGACCTGCCCCCGCTGCGGAGGGCGGGGTGTCGAGATCCCGGTCCGGTGCCGGGAGTGCGGGGGAGAGGGCCGCGTCCGTACATCCCGTCGCATCGCCGTCACGGTGCCGCCCGGAGTGGAAGACGGAGTGCGGCTGCGGGTCCCCGGCGGAGGCGACGTCGGGCTCAACGGCGGGCCACCGGGCGACCTCTACGTTTTCGTCAAGGTGCGGCCGCATCCCATCTTCCGGCGAGACGGCGACGACGTGATCTGCGAGGTGCCCATCAGCATGCTGGACGCCGCCCTTGGCGGCGAAGTGCGGGTGCCGACTCTGGACGGGGAGCAGGTGATCACCGTCCGGGAAGGGACTCAGACCGGCGACACGTTCCGGATTCCCGGGAAGGGCATCCGCCGCCGTCACGGAGGACGGGGCGACCAGATCGTGCGCTTCCGGGTCGTGACCCCGACGCGCCTGACGCGCCGGCAAAAAGAGCTGTTGCGGGAGGCGCTGGCGCCCCAGGACGGCGCCTCGATGGGCGAGGGCGGCCAGGAACAGCCCTCGCGAGGCGCCCGGGCGGCCTCCGCCGGTCGCCACGAAGCAGGGCCGGGGCTGTTCGGGCACTGGCACAAGCGGTGAGGCGCCGCGGTGGCCTGGTACCGGGTGACGCTGCGCCTGCCGCCGGAGGCGGCCGACTGGGCCGGGTGGGTGGCGGGCCAGTGCGGCGCCTGCGGCGTGGAAGTGCAGGACCCAGACCCCGGCGACTCCCGGG is from Limnochorda sp. L945t and encodes:
- a CDS encoding nucleotide exchange factor GrpE, which translates into the protein MSCGLPCVQAVFVKGVWVLQPDASHDPKRKPNEAADARVGPDQQPPAGRQEPDGKHEPAGQGGAPGDREAGGSPPTGEEREQPQAQREGAAPSADGALTSPNPSKQLEEAASRIASLEDQLLRLRADFDNYRRRSRSDVERAVDDAVERMARPLLTVLDDLERAMTAIPADARWSQVGVGIRMVHQELMAALDTVGIRAVAALGEPFDPAVHQAIGTVEVTDPAQDGRVVEELVRGFVLTRTGRVLRPAMVRVGALRPKEDAADDETQPAAESDAGTEGIEHGEQQGE
- the dnaK gene encoding molecular chaperone DnaK — its product is MASNKVSEKVIGIDLGTTNSVVAVMEGGEVTVIPNAEGSRLTPSAVAWTKDGQRLVGQAAKRQAILNPDRTVVSIKRKMGTDYKVRIDDKAYTPQEISAMILQKLKQEAENYLGETVKKAVITCPAYFTDAQRQATKDAGTIAGLEVLRIINEPTAAALAYGIDKEKQDMTVLVFDLGGGTFDVSILELGGGVFEVKATSGNNHLGGDDFDERIMRWLVKELKEESGVDVSGDRMAMQRLKDAAEKAKIELSGLLETTISLPFIATGPNGPVHLERTLSRALFNQLTADLVEATVGPVRRALEDAKLSPSQIDRILLVGGSTRIPAVQDKIREIFGKEPTKGVNPDEVVAVGAAIQGAVLAGEVRDIVLLDVTPLSLGVETLGGVMTVLIPRNTTIPTSKKQVFTTAADNQTVVDIHVLQGERPMAADNVTLGRFQLTGIPPAPRGVPQIEVSFDIDVNGIVNVSAKDLGTGRSQAITVRSSRLAEQDIQRMVQEAEKHAEEDRRRKELVEARNQADNLLYATDKMLKDLGAKVTDAHKQGIDRAKEELRKAMDGSDVQLIKDRTEALSKALHEVTTAVYAASSAQPGPNGAGATAGAGPDGHASGEKVVDADYRVENPGSTTGKGS
- the dnaJ gene encoding molecular chaperone DnaJ; translation: MAGKPDYYEVLGVSRNASPEEIKKAFRDLARRYHPDVNKDDPQAAERFKQINEAYQVLSDPEKRAQYDRFGQVFDGQAPGGPGPGGPGGAGWPGGFGDFGDLGDLFDVFFGGGGRRHRPDAAVAGDDLRYDVELTFEQAAFGTEIGVEVPRLEVCPRCNGSRAEPGHPPQRCSMCGGSGQFQQVSETLFGRFVQVRTCPRCGGRGVEIPVRCRECGGEGRVRTSRRIAVTVPPGVEDGVRLRVPGGGDVGLNGGPPGDLYVFVKVRPHPIFRRDGDDVICEVPISMLDAALGGEVRVPTLDGEQVITVREGTQTGDTFRIPGKGIRRRHGGRGDQIVRFRVVTPTRLTRRQKELLREALAPQDGASMGEGGQEQPSRGARAASAGRHEAGPGLFGHWHKR